A single genomic interval of Helianthus annuus cultivar XRQ/B chromosome 13, HanXRQr2.0-SUNRISE, whole genome shotgun sequence harbors:
- the LOC110901617 gene encoding uncharacterized protein LOC110901617 yields the protein MATPSSSNKKIKFHYGYGGTITPSKSSGKLRYEGGTNGILNVDRGITYTELVVKLWDACGPSMLLRCKLPHDDLDSLVHGRSDEDLAYVLEEYDLCSEDLKIRAILDDTLRFSWASDQLYGFRPKDFLMQVHTIEASR from the coding sequence ATGGCAACACCATCAAGTTCCAACAAGAAGATCAAATTCCACTACGGTTACGGCGGCACGATCACACCCTCTAAGAGTAGCGGCAAACTACGATACGAAGGAGGCACGAATGGGATTCTAAATGTGGACCGAGGCATTACTTACACGGAGCTCGTTGTAAAGTTATGGGATGCGTGTGGACCGTCTATGCTTTTGAGATGTAAGTTGCCGCATGATGATCTTGACTCGTTAGTTCATGGCAGGTCGGATGAGGATCTTGCGTATGTCCTTGAAGAATACGATCTATGCAGCGAAGATTTGAAGATCAGAGCCATTCTCGACGACACACTAAGGTTTTCTTGGGCTAGTGACCAGTTGTACGGTTTCAGGCCTAAGGATTTTCTCATGCAAGTCCACACAATTGAGGCTAGTCGTTGA